Within Cydia fagiglandana chromosome 25, ilCydFagi1.1, whole genome shotgun sequence, the genomic segment GGCTTTGGCTCAGCATTTTGTCGCAACATATgttgtgtaggtaggtatcttgCATGTCGGAGATGGGCCAATCCAAAAATTTCAGGACTAAGGTTTATTTTGTtctgttatttttaatttaaaaattagtgCAAGATTGCTAAGTTGgcggcgattttgatagcacagtctgtgcaagtgttactttaaACTACGTCATTTaatagaagtttaacgtttataataacacttgcacagtttGTGCTATCTAAATCGCTACCAACTTAACTTGGTCTGACCCTATTAatcttttttgttttatttctttaataaattaggtattttaacctagttataattaagaaaaacaataaaataaataaatattataggtcaCTATAACACAATTACACAATATACATCATGCGACGCACTCTTGAAAACTGGGAGGGCGGAGTCTCCATCGGTGGTGttaaaatcaccaatttgcGCTACGCCGACGACACCACCCTCGTCGCAGCCGATGAAGCGGAAATGGGTTTGCTACTGGAACGCATGGAAAGAGTAAGCGAGGAACTTGGGCTCTCCATCAACAAATCAAAGACCAAAGTAATGGTGGTTGACCGCGCCAAGTTGCTAGAGCTCGACGGGTCACTCGACCTCCAATACGTGGACAACTTTGTATACCTGGGCTCCACAATATGCAACAATGGATCATGCGAACTAGACGTGCGGAAGCGAATTGGGATGGCAAAAGGCGCGATGACAAGGCTGACTAAGATCTGGTCAGACAGGGCAATCTCTCTGAAGACAAAGGTTGGGCTGGTGAGGACACTGGTGTTCTCAATCTTCCTCTATGGGGCTGAAACTTGGACCCTCAAAAAAGCTGACCGCGTACGGATTGACGCAttcgaaatgtggtgctggaggaGAATGTTACGCGTTCCTTGGACAGCCCGCCGTACGAATGTGTCTATCCTACGCGAAGTGGGAATCACCCTGAGACTATCGACGATCTGTCTACGCAGAATCTTTGACTTCTTCGGTCACATAGCCAGAAGACACGACACTCTGGAGAAAATGCTGGTGACAGGAAAAAAAGAGGGATATCGAAGAGGAAGAAGTCCTATGCGAtggactgatcaaatcagtgATAACTCCGGCAAGAAAGTTCACGAGGCCATTCATACTGCCGAAGACCGAAACACGTGGAAAGCAATCGTTCGAAAAGTAATTTAtagaggtcacgaccctcagctatGAGGAATACGATTCAAGGAGGAGGataacacaatttaaaaaaaagtcttatggtaagcttgtgttgtgggtacttagacaccGATATAtataaacacccatgactcaggaacaaacatCCGTGttaatcacacaaataaatgcctttaccgggattcgaaccaaggaccatcggcttcacaggcagggtcactacccactaggccagaccggtcgttaaATAATAGTTAAATTTACTTGCTATACCTTTGTGTTCAGCATTTCAAAAAGtatagacacttgtattaactGCTGATGCATCCCAATGGTCAAGGGGCCGTATTTAGCCAGCGCGTCTGCAGTGAACGAGGATACTTCCAGCAGTAAGATGCAGGTATCGCGCAGATAGAATCCTGAGCGCTTGCGGCTCAAAACTTACCTTGGTGTTTAACATTTCAAAAAGtatagacacttgtattaactGCTGATGCATCCCAATGGTTAAGGGGCCGTATTTAGCCAGCGCGTCGGCAGTGAACGAGGATACTTCCAGCAGTAAGATGTAGGTATCGCGCGTATAGAATCCTGAGCGCTTGCGGCTCAAAACTTACCTTGGTGTTTAACATTTCGAAAAGAATCGACACTTGTATTAACTGCTGATGCATCCCAATGGTTAAGGGGCCGTATTTAGCCAGCGCGTCGGCAGTGAACGAGGATACCTCCAGCAGTAAGATGCAGGTGATGAACTGCATGAACAGGTAAAACGTGAACAAGTACTCGCTGAATGCGTTGGAACACCTGTTCACGAATCTGTAAAAAAGGATCATTCTTTTATGAAAGTCGCCTCCGATGGTATGTCCATATACGCCGCAGACCGGTAGACTACGTAGGAAATGGAATCGCATAAGATTTGATTGTCagaatgtaatgttacgcataaatctcttttcgcatattttttctccagctgaaacagaaagtattttctaaaatattttgcataggttgagTAGagtagggtaggttaggttaggtttgtgttataatttttcagaaatgttaatatttccagcacaataacaattatgcaaaatgagttttatgcgtaacattacattaggacaatcaattattatgcgacccaatatggacatGTCGGAAATAGATGCTTCAATCTCACTGTCCAAGGTCCTAGATCACGCGGCCGCggtaggcctaagaagcgctggctggacgtcgtgacagcggacatggaagagaacagtctcacacctgaggatgccgaagaccgggtaaagtggagaagactgagcaggaaagcggaccgggaaaacgctaggttgaagaagaagaagagacttTTATGAACTTTTACAGTGGGAAAAAAGTTCTGGCTATGAAGTAAGTAACACAGTAAGTAGTTATAAGTCTAGTAAGCCAACATAGTTTTTAAACTTTCTATGTTGTACcgatgtacctaattattttgctgtgatattattactagctttggcccgcgacttcgtctgcgtggaatcaaTGATTTGTGTGAGtatgtagtttattttttatccaATCTGCTAAGGCAGCCTAATTGATTCCCTATACAAATTTCCACCTCCCCTCCTCCCTTCCACCCCCTACCAAACACTACTTTATGTCCTTTGCCAGGACTCAAACTATCGTTATACCAAACTTcatttaaatcggttcagcggtttaagcgtgaagaggtaacagacagacagacagataaacACATTTCACAATTTATTTAATCACATTTCACAATTTATTTAATCACAGTATAAATGGATACAAACTGGTCAGTtactaatataaaataatattcgtGGTGTTATCCAAATCACACtgatatttaaaacataaatactCACTTTATAATCAAGTTGTGATGTTCATATATTTCCTTCAACAATGCTCGGATTTTAATATTCTCTTCTACAGAGTACATGCCATTTTTGCTGTTTTCTGGCGGAGGCATGTTTAACAAGTTATGTCTCAATATTTTAAGGTGGCCCCAAATTTGGAATACCATTAAACTTATTAGAAGGTCGAACTCGAAGAGACCAATAGTTACGATGTAGGATGTGAAAGAATTAAAAGCGAATAATATCCAGTACCCTatagaaaaaataaacaatattagggGAGACCGGGGAGACCTTAACACAAAGATAAGTTGACAAGTTGATAAGttgtgtatatatgtatatatttgttgTAGGTAAGTtgctaatattataattaactaagaaacttttcgtttttattatcattataattttcttttttttttttaattacaggacattcttacacagattgactaagtcccacagtaagctcaagaaggcctgtgttgtgggtactcagacaacgatatatataatatataaatacttaaatacatagaaacacccatgactcaggaacaaatatctgtatcatcatacaaataaatgcccttactgggattcgaacccaggaccatcggcttcgcaggcagggtcactacccactaggccagaccggtcgtttcttgttcttttatttacgctgttggtacagtacggatgtctaccgtctccaattctccctcaattgctcaaaggttaactggaagagatcccttaaagggataagttcgcctttgtactaatgacgaatgttatttttcctgttttgttttgttttttgtacaataaagtgttttactactactactacacagTGTACATATGTCGACATATATAGACGCTAGAAGTATGACTCCCAAGAAACGGCAGTGCTTTTTATCATATATTTGGACTTTTCAACGTTTATTTAGGTAAAGTAtatgttttataatataaaattaagtgTAAAGAAGTGTAAACATCTGAAAAAATTAATCTAGCTTCTAATACAACATAGACCAGAAATAGGAATCCGCGAGGCAAATTGTTAATTAAGACTATGTTTGTGCACTTATGGTactaattacaacaaaatagttaaaaattagtttttaattgcctaatcggcctaaattttgttatgaaattttgttttgttgtgtTGTTTTGTTGTGTTTGTTGTTTGTGTGTTGTGTTATGACTTACCTAATAACATtgctataataattatattgaaaaACCACGCGTGCTTAATATCTAGGATTATGAGCCTAAAAGCGATTCAATAACTTCCAtgttacgagcaagtgtgttgaaaaaaaaaatgtaacagTCGCATTAATTTTACTGTATATACGAACCTTTTAAAGTGGTATAACAGGCATCAGGCAGATAGTAATAGGCTGAATTCTCGAAAGTGCTATTTTCTGGCCTGTTTTTGCCAAACATGCCGTTTTTGAAGTTATTGTACCATGGCATCAGCACGAACAATAATACGCCGTGAGCCATTTGGCATATGACGTAAAAACTGAACATTCCTGATATGGTATGAATTTGCgtatgtacctaaaataaacacTACACATAAGGGTAATTTTAGCTCCAAATTTCGTCATTTCTAACacagaatcagcgccatctatgtccGCGGGACACCGGCGCCCGCGCCGAGTTATGCGgcccgcagtctgcgccggtccgttactgtcaacgcaagctcctgatgacactcctcggtacggagtgaaacatttcgagcgtttttcgacttaaaacacgtgagtgacccgttcttaatatatctAACAGTCATATGTCATATCAATACAATATTTCAAATATTCACGAATTTTCCATCATGATCCGATTCACCCTGTGATACGAATCACCTCGGTCTACCCTATAGCTCTAGGCAATTATGCAAATATACTCGTATagaataatataagtatttttaattatagATACCTTTGCAGCATAAGGCGATCGATTCTTGAAGTAGAACAGGTGAAACTCAAGTAAATAATCTTTAATTGTTTCTTGATATTTCATCGTCCGAGCCACCAGTAATCTTATCTAGAAAAACACAATTAATTCTAGAGAAATTTGAAActaacaatataataaataaggtACTTAAGTTTGGCTCTATAAAATCCAACTCTTAAATTTTATTCGTTGTATGGGTACCGGACCGAAGCCTGTGAGCACTTACACAACTATGATATAAAAGTTCAATAGGTACATAAACCTTACTCACCAAAACCAAAAGATCAAAAATCATACACAAAAATATGTGCCCCGAATCGAAAAACGACATTGTATGCATCCTCTGCCGCCAATACAGGACCCCGAGAATGAACATCAGGGCACAGAGGGCTTGTAGTAGCAGGTTATACAGAGATAGTATAGTATGGAGCCTGTGGCGACCGAACTGCTTGTGGGGCCATGACCCTATGGAACTCATGATGACCTGCAGCTGGTTGACGTACTTGAAGTTTAGAGGCGAGTCGACGTCACTGGaaataagtttttaaaaatgtaggtttTGGTAGGTATAAGCTTGGTAGTGGCGATCACGTAACGGAAAGCGCAGCGTGGGTAGGCCCCCTACAAagactgacgacctggtaaaggtcgcgggagtccgctggatgcgggtggcgcaagaccggtcattgtggcactctttgggggaggcctatgtccaacaGTGGACGTCCATGATTATAAGGATGAtgataagcttttatcgctgactgtacttttcacACAGGCAACTATTAatattcatcgagacaattctaaaaaccccaaacacaattagattGCGTTATtctatcacagagttcctatggctgCTGTCTCGTTCATCAGATTAGCTCGTGTTACCATAATATTGTTAAGCTATCTATAAAGAATTACCTGCAAAAAAAATAGtgtcctagaacagaaaagtgttactttgatccctcatagcaggaaagaaaagtgccacttgtCTAGTACCCGCAAGGGGACTAGGCACTAGGTGTATTATAATTATAGAGTATTAGCGTACGTATtgcttaatatttatttattttcaccacaccagctcggaaaggcttactttgcacttcaaaaacggatagcaaagttgcactttgctatcatcagtaattcacatgttcgaggcaaagtaatcaaatgaaacttttgagttgttttcttatgtttgctggtaaaacTGACTTTGAAatcatgattttggatgataaatatttaataacattcatttgaatttaattttgtttgatttacatttacatttaatatttgcttcgggttggtgtggtgaaaaattttgtgtttcactcgaggGCAAactttgtttaaccctcgtgctttgaaacccttggaacgctcaagattccattccaattttggaatctttcgcttgctcggatatcaataatagcaagagcggttaaacaacaactttgcccccgagtgaaaaaaactattacctacttataaaaaaacttacttGTCTGCAAACCGCTTCTTCAACTTCTCAAAAACTCGTTTTGAAGTCATGACTCAATAATTTATacctaattaaattatatttaatttttaattaaatcacatactaaagaaaaagtgacaagGGCCTCCAGTGGTCGAGGTCAGAATAGAACCAGCTCCTTCAGAgggcctccctgtcacactaacgtaccaattcacaagtgcgacagtgaggcaacacgtcgaacgtggttcgcggtaggcgaactggtaatcagtgggccccttaaagccCTGGATCTCTATATTCggtgtttttagcattagaaataaggtaaacaatcttgatgagtcttttaattgaaaaacccattttaaaaatatgacgaaaaacgaatgggacgacccaagacgataccatcaCATGGtattatattcgtctgctttcataagtaatggtTACTTATttctaaaaagcgtttttgttaaaagacatgtcaagatcgcttaccttctttcaacttctttctaatgctaaaaaaacgaactatacgcttgaattaaagtatattttgtatattaattataaataagcaACCGCGTCCTTTAACTCGCGACGTTCGTATGACATTGTTTTTAATTGCTCGAATAGGCTAAAAGCCAAAATAGACCACGAGACAACTCCGGAAAATGGTAggtgtttttttaaatgtctaacttctatgacattatgatgtataaatgacacttgctgcgtgggctatcaacatcgctgcagactgtttttggtctaactcttcaAGTAGCGAATGAAATAACGCGATATATATTCAATATAAACATTATATTCattaattacctactataaGTTATTTAAGTTACATAACTAGAGACTGATGACCCCACAGTCAAACTTCTTGAGTTTTGCGGGGCTGTGACAATATATTTAAGAATACcactgtattttattaaataaataaataatcataataataattCGAATTATATAGTATCTGTTGTTCTAGTTTCATTGTTCTACCAGAGACTAATGGTAGAAGAGCCGGCAATATTTCGTACCGACATGACATCACGATTAAattgcacaatggtttcccataaaagtgatgctaagtccgaattcgatagtctgccacggcggaactggCTGAAAGTACggaaaagaaggccacttccggtgcgaaaaggGGGgcctgatttaacccatctgacaccgtaataatagttatggcagcagttagaatcTAGACACAGAAAAGCGAAGTCTGTCAGTATTTTTTTGGTCGGAACTgattggcagacgctctcaaaggtgaaCTCTAAATATACCCATCTGCCACCagcatgaaaccaattccagtcggtaggtatgaacttTCCTTTCAGGAATATTAAAGGCTTTTTCGGCCGAAACAcattgacagacgagattatgtaagcaacaTTTGTGGTACTCGCATCATGCAATTGTAAAGATCACGGGCATGACTgcaggcttatttattactttatgctttatttgtataataaaattgtaatatttatattaaataacacATTGTACATTGTTAGTGaagaaaataaatgaatgaaatgaatgaatacCTACCACAAGGACGCTCTGACAGGTTATTCGTATAGAGATGCAAGCAAATGAATCCCTTATGGTAAGAGACAATGTggcacagtcagcagcagaagttgctaagcgtgtgagttgttcaaaattaccttgacacgctcttattctcttaacaataaagtcgcgtcaagatccttttgaacaccttgcccgcttagcaacttctgctgctgactgtacactaatatgcgagtacaagagagatgcatagaaagtaagttacacacacggtagcgaatatgtcagtgtcaaactgttGGTCTCCGTAGATAAACCAgaatttattgacatttgttgggacgtcagtctttccgtgaccacagctggtgcaactcagctgacgCGTCGgaattaaagtaaaaataatgaaattaaggtagaagtactagtgctcgacgctgcactagtattcgacatgggcactttttgtcaaagtgacaaggattaaatttgaatacctacagaaaaatcttcgccgttcaaatttaacctatattactttgacataaagtgcccatgtcgaatactagtgcagcgtcgagcactagtacttctaccttatatcgcggtagacccgtttgtgtaatttaaTAAGAATGTATCGATATAGGAAATACGTGTAACTAATTAATTTTTTCCCAAATCACGAACCATTCTCCGGAGTTAGCTCTTTGACTACTCATATATAAGATACaattataaaaaaccggccaagtgcgattcagactcgcgcacgaagggttccgtaccattacgcaataaacgcatagtgtcgcattgcctatgtttgtccctcacggaggcacgcgtatactacttctataggatcctaccttctacTGGAATTATTCAAACACAGtgttgccacagaataaataatagtactaggtacagaagactcactcagctctgatatggccgctaggtggcgacagcgccacgcgcggcttatggctttccccgaaattggggtcgaactgatgtacttttagctacctgtagcaaagcgacaaaattgtGGAGTAAGCTACGCCAGGGGGcagtccataaattacgtcatcgatttttgacgatttttgaacCCCCCACCCCTAAAataatccaaaaatcatgcttcgaatgaccccgtttcctcttACGTcctgctaccatcatccgatgtccagacccccccccattttgaaatgacgtaatttatgaataactagcccgcgatttatcagatttgccgccttttgctactggcaaaatttgcttgacaatattattttattatcagcCCTCCTACGTGTATACGTACAACACAGCCGGTCAACTCTACTGCCGTGAATGTGACAGAGTTTTTAAGAGCAAGtttggcctggccagccacataagagctcataagaggaaaaacccttcattgctgaggtcgccgtcatcgaaatcgatgtggaggactatatatatataagataTAGGTACGATGGATcccaaaaaataataaatataaagcaGAAAGTATTAATCGCTAGCAATAAGAAGTTGAATAATTGAggattactaatatttattttattgatttttaagtATTAAATTACGCTAACCTTAACTATTTCTTTGGTCTATAATTTGTGCACATTAATTCGCTATAATTATGCTATATAAGCAACAACCAATTAAATAGACACGTGCAAAGAATCTATTCTACCAtccacggctaccatcagtacggctaccatcagtacggctaccatcagtacggctaccatcagtacggctaccatcagtacggctaccatcagtacggctaccatcagtacggctaccatcagtacggctaccatcagtacggctaccattagtacggctaccatcagtttgacattgacataaacgctatcgtgaacgtaatttactttctatgcatcttgctcgtactgacatattagtgcgaaagacatatatagaaagtaaattacgttcacgttagcgtttatgtcaatgccaaactgatggtagccgcacagtttggcattgacataaacgctatcgtgaatgtaatttactttctacgaggatatgtgacgtcccacgggtaaaggtaccttatagcagttgagttggcgcttacgctattattaaggccgctccaatattattgcggcgctatgcgacgtaagtgccagccgccataaggtaccttttatcgtggaacgtcacatatatccctttcgcactaatatcggcgcgattcgggaaatgaattagagatgcattagataagatatgtgacgttccacggcgaaaggtaccattaccccgactgaatattggagcggcgttaataataagcgtaagcgccacctgccataaggtaccttttgccgtggaacgtcacatatctttactatttcatatctagtgaatgtctaacggcgcgatatcttaaagttcgaatcgcgccgtatgtctgtacgagcgagatgcatagaaagtaaattacgtttacgatagcgtttatgtcaatgccaaactgatggtaccGTACAGTGCCTTCTTatactatgctggggcccttgggcacataagaatggGGCCTTTTTGgtaagtaaagaaagcgaataaaactaacatttttagggttccgtacctcaaaaggagaaaacggaacccttataggatcactcgtacgTCTGTTTGTCCGTTTGTCACAGCCTATATTTTCGGAAGCtattggaccaattaagttgaaatttggtacacatatgtaaattagtgacccaaagacggacatgtaacgtaaacaaatgaattacttttggggggtaaatgagaaagttaaaaaataaagtttttcgtGCTATATAGTGTttaatatcaaatgaaagagctaattttgagaatttcaaatatatttttttataattttaaaataaataggttagaagttatttaagaaaatagccaacaAACACCATTCCCTCCTTatatccgaaactactgggtcaaaaattttgaaaaaattacacaaaatagttctataggtacctatagatgacGGGAAAAcgtattagaaatgtgcagtcaagcgtgagtcggacttaatccACGGAACCCTttgaacgcgagtccgactcgcacttggccggtttttttccactatgatcttctatttattatgggtaatcaaatatactgttactgtctgtcattcggggccccctgaggatgggggcccagGGCACGGGCTcagtgtgcccttatggtaaagacggtactgccaCCAACGATGAAAACGAGAAAAAAGGGGCCCACTGTtatggctaccatcagtttggcattgacataaacgctatcgcgaacgtaatttactttttatatatctctttcgcactaatatgtcaatacgagcgagatgcatagaaagtaaattacgttcacaatagcgtttatgtcaatgccaaactgatggtagccgtactgattaacagtccgccggacggtatcggcctgtcagttagaacaaaattttgacagttccgaacagcGGAtaggctgataccgtccggcggactgttaatcagtgggcccctggtTACAGGATTTTAACTGAATTTTCAGTGAACCTGCCTACGAAGCTGGTAATACTTGAATCGAAATtcatagtccgggagccggctgcatgaaacaaacctcatcaaaaaatagaatatacctaccctgtagaggtacctgacatttagtagcttccaacgcacttggtcggcctaggcttaacctggcagattttgtacaaatggcaaaaacgttggacaaaaattcatcaaaaaaaacctcatctaaaaatagaatgaaacttgtatggtaggatacctgaccttgaggacagtaaaaaaaaagtggtcggcctcaccttagcctggcagtttttgcagtccgaccagatttattgggtcacgtgagagctacaatttacctcatcgaaaaatagaatgaaacaaacggattataatagcttaaataagcctgttgacgtatgtcttggtggtggtggtagtggtcggccaaatcctgtgttggcaggttcctctgtccgaccaattttgtggtaccacgtgagagctacaatttacctcatcgaaaaatagaatgaaacaaacggattataatagcttaaataagcctgttgacgtatgtcttggtcggcctcaccttaacctggcagtttttgcagtccgaccagatttataaaaaaatcatcaaaaattttttatcga encodes:
- the LOC134677038 gene encoding uncharacterized protein LOC134677038 isoform X2, translated to MTSKRVFEKLKKRFADNDVDSPLNFKYVNQLQVIMSSIGSWPHKQFGRHRLHTILSLYNLLLQALCALMFILGVLYWRQRMHTMSFFDSGHIFLCMIFDLLVLIRLLVARTMKYQETIKDYLLEFHLFYFKNRSPYAAKVHTQIHTISGMFSFYVICQMAHGVLLFVLMPWYNNFKNGMFGKNRPENSTFENSAYYYLPDACYTTLKGYWILFAFNSFTSYIVTIGLFEFDLLISLMVFQIWGHLKILRHNLLNMPPPENSKNGMYSVEENIKIRALLKEIYEHHNLIIKFVNRCSNAFSEYLFTFYLFMQFITCILLLEVSSFTADALAKYGPLTIGMHQQLIQVSILFEMLNTKSNQLIDAIYAIPWEHMDTRNRKTVLFLIRRIQKPVSLKAGGMVPVGVNTMMAVLKGSVTYYMMLKAFAGER
- the LOC134677038 gene encoding uncharacterized protein LOC134677038 isoform X1; the encoded protein is MTSKRVFEKLKKRFADNDVDSPLNFKYVNQLQVIMSSIGSWPHKQFGRHRLHTILSLYNLLLQALCALMFILGVLYWRQRMHTMSFFDSGHIFLCMIFDLLVLIRLLVARTMKYQETIKDYLLEFHLFYFKNRSPYAAKVHTQIHTISGMFSFYVICQMAHGVLLFVLMPWYNNFKNGMFGKNRPENSTFENSAYYYLPDACYTTLKGYWILFAFNSFTSYIVTIGLFEFDLLISLMVFQIWGHLKILRHNLLNMPPPENSKNGMYSVEENIKIRALLKEIYEHHNLIINVFPVRFPAQSSPLYPVFGILRFVNRCSNAFSEYLFTFYLFMQFITCILLLEVSSFTADALAKYGPLTIGMHQQLIQVSILFEMLNTKSNQLIDAIYAIPWEHMDTRNRKTVLFLIRRIQKPVSLKAGGMVPVGVNTMMAVLKGSVTYYMMLKAFAGER